A genomic segment from Betaproteobacteria bacterium encodes:
- a CDS encoding HAMP domain-containing protein, protein MTIFRNMTLGIRLGIGFGVVLVSLCAVSVLGVAGMSRIGAMADRIINEDWRKSQAAHRVADAARATFIVALQTLQKTEQTPFTILIERDAEARKAMDQAMGQLVVLAKDEAGKARLDTMEKQRKAYVEGLAQVMEFAETGKVVQGEAAVHQMLQPRFSALSKSVRELVAANTDRVESSGAEQVAAIARARWTMLALGALATVVGALFAWWIVRSLTRPLAAAVSVAQSISEGSLDSAIEAKSKDEVGLLLQALARMQEELRSMIGDVAQSASEVSASAGVLAAGAGDSISRAQSRTEATSSTAAAIEEMTVSIAQVAEHAQEAAAIADKSSALAREGESIVRAASSEMNSIAQSVKHGSQLVETLNRRSAEISTIVRVIKDIADQTNLLALNAAIEAARAGEQGRGFAVVADEVRKLAERTGSATSEIGSMIEAIQRETSSVVETMQAGGDKVVQGVKLADEAAAALEKINAQTMEAVQSVNAIASATREQQAASSDIARNVERIAQMTEESGAAAHHNADSATTLERLASGLQSRVARFKL, encoded by the coding sequence GTGACGATCTTTCGCAACATGACTCTGGGCATACGGCTGGGCATCGGCTTCGGCGTGGTGCTCGTTTCTCTTTGTGCCGTGTCGGTGCTCGGCGTGGCGGGCATGAGCCGCATCGGCGCGATGGCCGACCGCATCATCAACGAGGACTGGCGCAAGTCGCAGGCCGCGCATCGCGTGGCAGACGCGGCGCGCGCGACCTTCATCGTCGCGCTGCAGACGTTGCAGAAGACCGAGCAGACGCCCTTCACGATCTTGATCGAGCGGGATGCCGAGGCACGCAAGGCCATGGACCAGGCGATGGGCCAACTGGTGGTACTGGCCAAGGACGAAGCCGGCAAGGCGAGGCTCGACACGATGGAGAAGCAACGCAAGGCCTATGTCGAGGGCCTCGCCCAGGTCATGGAATTCGCCGAGACCGGAAAAGTCGTGCAGGGCGAGGCGGCCGTGCACCAGATGCTGCAGCCGCGCTTCTCGGCCTTGTCGAAGTCCGTTCGGGAATTGGTCGCCGCCAATACCGATCGGGTGGAGTCGAGCGGCGCCGAGCAGGTGGCCGCGATCGCACGGGCGCGCTGGACGATGCTCGCCCTGGGCGCATTGGCGACTGTCGTCGGCGCGTTGTTCGCCTGGTGGATCGTGCGCTCGCTCACCCGACCTCTGGCAGCGGCGGTTTCGGTTGCCCAGAGCATTTCCGAGGGCAGTCTCGACAGTGCGATCGAAGCGAAGAGCAAGGATGAAGTTGGCTTGCTGCTGCAGGCGCTGGCGAGGATGCAGGAAGAGCTGCGCAGCATGATCGGCGACGTGGCGCAAAGCGCCTCGGAAGTATCCGCTTCCGCAGGCGTATTGGCCGCCGGCGCCGGCGACAGCATCTCGCGGGCGCAGTCCCGCACCGAGGCGACCAGCTCGACCGCCGCGGCGATCGAGGAAATGACCGTCAGCATCGCCCAGGTCGCGGAGCATGCGCAGGAAGCCGCCGCCATTGCCGACAAGTCCAGTGCGCTCGCCCGCGAAGGCGAATCCATCGTGCGTGCGGCGAGCAGCGAAATGAACAGCATCGCGCAATCGGTGAAGCACGGCTCGCAGCTGGTCGAGACGCTCAATCGCCGCTCGGCCGAGATCAGCACCATCGTCAGGGTCATCAAGGACATCGCCGACCAGACCAACCTGCTCGCGCTGAACGCGGCGATCGAAGCCGCGCGCGCCGGTGAGCAGGGCCGCGGCTTCGCGGTGGTGGCCGACGAGGTGCGCAAGCTCGCGGAGCGCACCGGTTCGGCTACTTCCGAGATCGGCTCGATGATCGAGGCGATCCAGCGCGAGACCTCCAGCGTGGTGGAGACCATGCAGGCGGGCGGCGACAAGGTCGTTCAGGGCGTGAAGCTCGCCGACGAGGCCGCGGCCGCGCTGGAGAAGATCAACGCGCAGACGATGGAAGCGGTGCAAAGCGTCAACGCGATCGCTTCGGCCACCCGCGAGCAGCAGGCGGCGAGCAGCGACATCGCGCGCAACGTCGAGCGCATCGCACAGATGACCGAGGAAAGCGGCGCGGCTGCGCATCACAACGCGGATTCCGCAACGACCCTCGAGCGCCTTGCCAGCGGGCTGCAGAGCCGGGTTGCGCGCTTCAAGCTGTAG
- a CDS encoding M48 family metalloprotease, translating to MNRAPARASVGKRLAAAHIACLCVIAIALGWVSIRSAHAQTWRVQDLVAQTIVADANQQIPLQGVKSVEQARVGDLRTLLDVYKKIESIAGVRADLRIVASRTVNALAIARPPTVVVTTSMLNVIGDDEGLTAALIGHELAHISKRHGFIAAQKARQHARVGVAAGREVAVESGSVASGELAARQVFLALDSAFSRQQEIEADKVGTALLSQAKFHPDSTLRLFRTMIDRFGARPTEYLDSHPGLEERIVSAEPAVMDEHFRLLAERLHEARNWQRLLRATDYWLQANEGAARAWYYRGVSLDALGRPGALPAFERAVALDPRISPARLALCIELFRSDRARESLLCSQQLEQMADKEAFGAQTFQHPIHVHGVRGTPAVIQERMKIVPH from the coding sequence ATGAATCGAGCGCCGGCTCGCGCAAGCGTTGGCAAGCGCCTTGCCGCGGCCCATATCGCGTGCCTTTGCGTCATCGCGATCGCCCTCGGGTGGGTGTCGATACGGTCCGCCCATGCGCAAACCTGGCGCGTGCAGGACCTGGTCGCGCAGACGATCGTGGCGGATGCGAACCAGCAGATCCCGCTGCAGGGGGTGAAGTCAGTCGAGCAGGCGCGGGTCGGCGATCTGCGCACCCTTCTGGACGTATACAAGAAGATAGAAAGCATCGCCGGCGTGCGGGCCGACTTGAGGATCGTGGCAAGCCGCACGGTCAATGCGCTCGCCATCGCCCGGCCGCCCACCGTGGTCGTCACGACCTCGATGCTGAACGTGATCGGCGACGACGAAGGATTGACCGCTGCACTGATCGGACACGAGCTTGCGCATATCTCGAAACGACATGGCTTCATTGCCGCGCAGAAAGCGCGGCAGCACGCTCGGGTGGGCGTTGCGGCAGGGCGCGAGGTGGCGGTCGAATCAGGCAGCGTTGCTAGCGGCGAGTTGGCGGCCCGACAGGTGTTTCTCGCGCTCGATTCGGCCTTCAGCCGACAGCAGGAAATCGAAGCCGATAAAGTCGGAACGGCGCTGCTGTCGCAGGCGAAGTTTCACCCGGATAGCACGCTGCGACTTTTCCGCACCATGATCGATCGCTTCGGCGCGCGCCCCACGGAATACCTCGATTCGCATCCTGGCCTGGAAGAACGCATCGTTTCGGCCGAGCCTGCCGTCATGGACGAGCACTTTCGGTTGCTCGCGGAACGATTGCACGAAGCACGCAACTGGCAGCGCCTGCTGCGCGCGACCGATTACTGGTTGCAGGCAAACGAGGGCGCAGCGCGCGCGTGGTACTACCGCGGGGTCAGCCTCGATGCGTTGGGGCGGCCCGGAGCGTTGCCCGCCTTCGAGCGAGCGGTGGCACTCGATCCACGCATCTCGCCGGCGCGGCTCGCCCTTTGCATCGAGTTGTTCCGCTCCGATCGGGCGCGCGAGAGCCTGTTGTGTTCGCAGCAGCTGGAGCAGATGGCCGACAAGGAGGCTTTCGGCGCGCAGACGTTTCAGCATCCGATTCATGTTCATGGCGTGCGCGGAACGCCTGCCGTGATCCAGGAGCGCATGAAGATCGTGCCGCATTGA
- a CDS encoding RelA/SpoT family protein codes for MVEAATLFQELSGYLKPDDVAQLESAYQFSEQAHQGQFRGSGEPYISHPLAVANILAKWHLDSQALTAALLHDVMEDTNVSKSDISQRFGRPVAELVDGVSKLDKIEFQTHEDAQAENFRKMLLAMARDVRVMLIKLADRLHNMRTLDGLPEDKRRRIARETLEIYAPIANRLGLNSIYQELEDLSFRYLYPRRYQVLLKAVRAARGNRREVVGKIRDAIERRLSEAGIEATVTGREKNLYSIYSKMHEKHLSFANVHDIYGVRVIVKDVSTCYLALGMLHGLYKPIPGKFKDYIAIPKANGYQSLHTTLFGPFGMPIEVQVRTLEMHKIAEAGVASHWLYKSSDASLSELQKKTHQWLQSLIEIQSESGDSVEFLEHLKVDLFPDEVYVFTPKGRIMTLPRGATAVDFAYAVHTDIGNRCVAVKVNDDLMPLRSELRNGDRVEIITAAHAKPNPTWLNYVVTGKARSHIRHFLRTMRFQESVQLGERLLNQALGALHTSLAEVGEAPWEKMLKETAAKSSTEILADIGLGKRLAVVVARQLLAQGGADGEPVDLRPSGPVVIRGSEGMAVQLAKCCRPIPGDPIIGMITKGHGMVVHTHDCPVLAKMRLDPEKLLDIEWSPETKKLFDVSIKTVVANQRGVLAKVAAAIAEAGSNIENVAMDPEDGSQYTTMHFTLQVGNRHHLARILRSLRRVPEVLRIARVKG; via the coding sequence ATGGTTGAAGCCGCGACGCTGTTCCAGGAACTGTCCGGTTACCTCAAACCGGACGACGTCGCTCAACTCGAATCGGCTTACCAGTTCTCCGAGCAGGCCCACCAGGGGCAGTTCCGCGGCTCGGGCGAACCCTACATCTCCCATCCGCTGGCCGTCGCCAACATCCTGGCGAAGTGGCATCTCGATTCGCAAGCCCTGACCGCCGCGCTGCTGCACGACGTCATGGAGGACACCAACGTCTCCAAGTCGGATATCAGCCAGCGTTTCGGCAGACCGGTCGCGGAGCTGGTCGACGGGGTATCGAAGCTCGACAAGATCGAGTTCCAGACCCACGAGGACGCGCAGGCGGAGAATTTCCGCAAGATGCTGCTCGCCATGGCGCGCGACGTGCGCGTCATGCTCATCAAGCTCGCCGACCGGCTGCACAACATGCGCACGCTCGACGGCCTGCCCGAGGACAAGCGCAGGCGCATCGCACGCGAAACGCTGGAGATATACGCACCGATCGCCAATCGCCTGGGACTGAACAGCATCTACCAGGAGCTGGAGGATCTCTCCTTTCGCTATCTCTATCCACGCCGCTACCAGGTGCTGCTGAAGGCGGTGCGTGCGGCGCGCGGAAACCGGCGCGAGGTGGTCGGCAAGATCCGCGACGCGATCGAGCGGCGGCTCTCCGAAGCGGGCATCGAGGCAACCGTCACCGGGCGCGAGAAGAACCTGTACAGCATCTACAGCAAAATGCACGAGAAGCACCTTTCGTTCGCCAACGTGCATGACATCTACGGCGTGCGCGTGATCGTGAAGGACGTGTCCACCTGCTATCTCGCGCTCGGCATGCTGCACGGGCTGTACAAGCCCATCCCGGGCAAGTTCAAGGACTACATCGCCATCCCGAAAGCGAACGGCTACCAGTCCCTGCACACGACCTTGTTCGGTCCGTTCGGCATGCCGATCGAGGTGCAGGTCCGCACCCTGGAGATGCACAAGATCGCCGAGGCCGGAGTCGCTTCGCATTGGCTGTACAAGAGCTCGGATGCGTCGCTCTCCGAGCTGCAGAAGAAAACGCACCAGTGGCTGCAGAGCCTGATCGAGATCCAGTCCGAATCGGGCGACTCGGTCGAGTTCCTGGAGCATCTGAAAGTCGATCTGTTCCCGGACGAGGTCTACGTTTTCACGCCCAAGGGCCGCATCATGACGCTGCCGCGCGGGGCAACCGCGGTCGACTTCGCCTACGCGGTACATACCGACATCGGCAACCGCTGCGTGGCAGTCAAGGTCAACGACGATCTCATGCCGTTGCGCTCGGAGCTGCGCAACGGCGACCGGGTCGAGATCATCACCGCGGCGCACGCCAAGCCTAATCCCACCTGGCTCAACTACGTCGTCACCGGCAAAGCGCGCTCGCACATCCGGCACTTCCTGCGCACGATGCGCTTCCAGGAGTCGGTCCAGCTCGGCGAACGGCTGCTCAACCAGGCGCTCGGTGCATTGCACACGAGCCTGGCCGAGGTCGGCGAAGCGCCCTGGGAAAAGATGCTGAAGGAAACCGCCGCCAAGTCCTCCACCGAGATCCTCGCCGACATCGGTCTGGGCAAGCGGCTTGCGGTGGTGGTCGCGCGCCAGTTGCTCGCGCAAGGCGGCGCCGACGGCGAGCCGGTGGACCTGAGGCCTTCCGGGCCGGTGGTGATCCGGGGCTCCGAGGGCATGGCCGTGCAACTGGCGAAGTGCTGCCGCCCCATTCCGGGCGATCCCATCATCGGCATGATCACCAAGGGTCACGGCATGGTGGTGCACACCCACGACTGTCCGGTGCTCGCCAAGATGCGGCTGGATCCCGAAAAGCTGCTGGACATCGAGTGGTCGCCCGAGACCAAGAAGCTGTTCGACGTGAGCATCAAGACCGTGGTCGCCAATCAGCGTGGGGTGCTGGCGAAGGTCGCGGCGGCGATCGCGGAGGCGGGCTCGAACATTGAGAACGTCGCGATGGACCCGGAGGACGGCAGCCAGTACACCACCATGCACTTCACGCTGCAGGTCGGTAACCGCCACCATCTGGCCCGTATTCTGCGAAGCCTGCGCCGCGTCCCCGAGGTGTTGCGCATCGCCCGGGTCAAGGGCTGA
- a CDS encoding DNA-directed RNA polymerase subunit omega, which yields MARITVEDCMRIIPNRFELTLAATYRARQLTQGSTPMVEANRDKPSVISLRELAQHKYGAEILDKPQT from the coding sequence ATGGCTCGCATCACCGTCGAAGATTGCATGAGGATCATCCCGAATCGCTTCGAGCTCACGCTGGCGGCAACCTATCGCGCGCGCCAGCTCACCCAGGGCTCGACGCCCATGGTGGAAGCCAACCGCGACAAGCCCAGCGTCATTTCGCTGCGCGAGCTGGCACAGCACAAGTACGGTGCCGAAATTCTGGACAAGCCCCAGACCTGA
- a CDS encoding guanylate kinase codes for MVRHYALHCRHRQHRPRPVTAPRTESDRIDAARRRPGVLFIVSAPSGAGKTSLVHALCKADAQVEVSVSYTTRAPRPGEEPGRHYHFVTRAQFEQMLERGELLESALVHGNFYGTSEPWVRSQLAAGASIVLEIDWQGAAQVRRRFPDSIGVFVLPPSIAALEQRLRLRGQDAAEVIAARLQAAREEIAHACEYDYVMINDDFATAVQDLCAIVRAARLRTALQLSVQSGPTQN; via the coding sequence ATGGTACGACACTATGCGCTACACTGCCGCCACCGACAGCATCGACCCCGCCCAGTGACTGCTCCCCGGACCGAATCCGACCGAATCGACGCCGCCCGCCGTCGCCCCGGTGTGCTGTTCATCGTGAGCGCGCCATCGGGCGCCGGGAAGACGAGCCTGGTGCACGCGCTGTGCAAAGCAGACGCGCAGGTGGAAGTTTCGGTGTCGTATACGACCCGGGCGCCCCGGCCGGGTGAAGAGCCGGGCAGGCATTACCACTTCGTCACGCGAGCTCAGTTCGAACAAATGCTCGAACGCGGGGAATTGCTCGAAAGCGCCCTCGTCCATGGCAACTTCTATGGCACGTCCGAGCCCTGGGTGCGCAGCCAGCTCGCGGCCGGAGCGAGCATCGTGCTCGAGATCGATTGGCAAGGAGCGGCGCAGGTGCGCCGGCGCTTCCCCGACAGCATCGGAGTATTCGTGCTGCCGCCGTCGATCGCGGCGCTGGAGCAACGATTGCGGCTGCGCGGCCAGGACGCCGCCGAGGTGATCGCGGCCCGTTTGCAGGCGGCGCGCGAGGAAATCGCCCATGCCTGTGAATACGACTATGTTATGATCAACGACGACTTCGCTACCGCCGTGCAGGATCTGTGCGCGATCGTGCGCGCGGCGCGTTTGCGTACCGCACTGCAACTTTCCGTCCAATCCGGCCCGACGCAAAACTGA